From the genome of Cryptococcus decagattii chromosome 8, complete sequence:
AACCCTCCTTCATTAGGACAATTATCGTCGCCACTAGTGGCAACCGCCATGATGAGGTTTACGGCCGGGTCATCTTCCCATATCGGTAGTCCACTCTCTTCTCGTAGTTGTACGTTGTTGGTGGCAAGCCCAGTAGTATATTCTATATTCAAAAGAGCCGATGCATCGTCAAGTTGATTTGAATCGTTTAGCGCGAGGTTGGTTCTATCTCCGCTGCTTGATGGCAAGAATTGTGAGCTTCGGATGACTGCCAATGATATCACTGCTATGGTAAACACTAGAATGTTTCCTGTCCTTATCCTTATCGTCATGATCATCCCCTAAGATGGAATCAACCCGAGCACGGACACTTTCGCCTTTTGTCGTCCTGTGTCTTCCAGGTTTACGCGGGCCTTCACGAGACGCTGAAGCCTCACGGGCATCTATTCTGGAAGAATAGGTACGCATATTTCCTTGGGGATTGTTAGATAAGGATGAATTGCTTGAAAGATCggcagaaggtgaagggGCATGACAGCGACGGTGGTGACGTAGGAGAACATCGCTGAAGATAAGTCGGCATATACAGAACAAGTGGCGACAATGGTAGAAAGGAGACCCATTCGTGTAAATACATGCCCGTTACAATTGGCAGGCACTATGCCAATAAGTGGGAAGGGAATAACCAGCTTACCTTCGAGTGAAGGTCTTTAAGCAATCTTTGCATAGGAAAGGTCTGTTGTTTTCATCTGCACAAGAAAAACATGTAAGCGCGTCCACCCCCTGCATGGACGTGGCAACAAGTAATACGAACGTTTTCTTAGATGCCTCTTGAGGTACTGCGCACGACTATAGATCTATGTCTTATAAATATTCACACTCTTTCGTCCAGTTTGGTAACATGTAAAGCGGCAAATAACGTACCTGGAGACATCCAGGAATCGTACAAGCAAAcgcttcttttccttgctcATCCTTAGCTTTACCTGACCCTGTCCCTTCGGCGAAAGCACCTGACGGGCTTAGGTCTGCATCGGCGAATGGTATGGCGAATGGATCGTCAGCTTTGAGAGATGTCGGAAAGGCAAACGTTGCCATGAATGGCAATGAGCCACTTTGTGTTGGAGACTGTCGTTAGTACACGTCGGGACGGAATGGAGGATCGCAGCGGCGGTTTCTTCAATGAGCGGTTTCTTTAATGAACGGTTTCTTCAATGAGGGCGGATTTGATCggggaagtggaggagCTGCTGTTATAATCCTATCATTGTTCTGTATAACCGTATGAATGAATAAAGACGGTTGAAATGTCGTTGTAATCTATCGACGGTCGGTCTTGGTTCAATTTCACATCGACACCGACGTCCGCGCCTTTACGTGTTATTGCCGCGACGCCACACGCAATTCAAAACAAATGTAATGAGAGCCGGCGGTGCTGATGACAATGCCACTAACGTGGAATTGTCAGACAAGCGTACCATCCCTACATAAGTTGCCCATCCATTCTCCAAAAACCAGGGAAAGGGGCTGAAAATCAATGAACAATCACCTGTCAGCTGTTGAAGTTATCTTCTGTGAGACCTGAACAAATCGATGATACCATAACAAGCAAAAGAATCACTACAAGAAAACTCAATCTATGCCTTTTTGGACCAGCTGTTTTTCGCAGGCCGTCGACTATCACTCTGTCCTCAAATCATATccacaaaaaaaaaatacCTCAAAGGAAAAACAGACCTCACAAAAAATACACATCCACTCTTCTCGTTCATCACATCCCTTTTTCGGTCCGAGCCGGCTGTTGATCATATCATGAGTCCAAGATGCTTCGCCAAATCATTCTGTGTAAGTTCCACATCCCTATTGCCTACGCTACTACCGACAATACTGCTTGCACCAACATTCGCTTGGGATGCGGTGATGGCGGTACTATTGGCACCAACAGCCCCAAACCCAGGACCGGAATCAAAACCAGACTGAGTACGATAACCATCCGCATTCAAACCGATATTCATCCCCAGTTCCTCCGAATTAGCAGCAAGAGCCTCCAAGATTCCTGCGAAGGTACCATCATTTATGTCTGCGCTCAGACCGGATAATTTGGCTTCGGCGGGACTAAAACTGGTGGAGCTTACAGAAGGCGGGTTGGAAGATGTTAGTGCTGGAGTAGGAGGATTATCTTGTGTGCGTCCTGATTTGGATTGGGTGGAAAGTGAATTTTCAGGATGGGAATTACGGTGGCTTCCGTCCCTTGCTTGCGAAGCGCTCATATTTCTAACCTTTATAGGTACACCCTCGCCAGTTCTTGTAAATGTGCGTGCGGACTTGAGCATATCGCCGTAACGCACGCCGCGGAAGACGTTGGTGCCGGAAGAATGGGAGCTATTGGCATAGAGTATGTTGAGCAGAGCTTGAGCGAGCCAATAGATGGGTAGTGCGTCTGCGAGATAGATTAGTATGCGTACAAGAGGAACTTAACAGCCACAATGCCTCACCTTCACAATAATTCAAAGTCTCCTTGGGTatttcatcctcatcagaGTTGGGTGATCTCCCCGAACTGTTTTTAAGGCTGGTCATTCCATCCGAACAGTTGAAAGCACCCGACGTGGGACAAGCACAAAGACTATCAAAAtcccatccttctctccacTATGAGGATAGTCAGCATTCAAAACCAAAATCATGCTTGTTCTCGCGTACTTTTTGAAGAGCCTGTTTGAACCTATCCTTCAAACCGTCCCTCGTAATCGCTCCCAAATCCGTTCCATCCTGTGCAAGTATCACCTTCCCCGGCCTCAACCACGAACATCCCACCCACAAATCCGTCAAATCCCTCCAATCCCCTCTATCACGCTTCCCTTCTCCGATGTCAATAACGCCTCGGAGAAGGGTGATCACCATAGCCATACGGGCAAAAGGACCGTAATCACTTTGATTGAGGAGATGGTAAAACTGCGTATCAGCCTTCTGGTGCAGCTTGTCGAAAGTGCCGTAggtggggaggaagaatgtTCGACGCATAGCTTCATCCATCGTCATAGGCCTATACTTCTTCACGGCTTTAAGCCATGCTTCGGCAGTAGGGGCTTTCCAAAGTGTATCAGGTGCTGGAAGGGGAATGTACGCTAActcagaagaagagatgataCAAGGGATGTTAGATTcgagggaggagatggtgTCGAGTTGGTAGACGAGGTATGCTGTTCGGCGTCGGGTTTCGAGCTGGATCCATTCGCGCCAGCATCGGTCAAGCTCGTTGGGAGTATATAGCTCCTCGGGGATGCGGATTGTTTGGGCGCAGTGGTCGTTTTCGGGGCCGAAGAATCCAATTTGACGAGTGACCTGCCAAGCATATTAGACATCTTTATTCCATAGCAACACACTTCAGCAAGTCTGTACGCACATTGACAATAGTACCCAAGAACATATTCGCGGACGCCCGTTCCctttcatcctcactcAAAAAATTAGGAGCATGATAAAGGATCAAAGCCTGCAACAACGCAACATTATACTCCGTCATCAAAACCCCTTTTGCGAGCGAAAACGACTTGACGAGCATATTCGTCTTTTCGCTCCTTACAATCGGCCCATTCTTCCAATTAGCCACATCGGACACCTGTCGAGCCCGGACCGGCTCGTTATGACCATACCAATTCTCCTCATACAAGCTCTCCCAGCTCTGATCCGGAACGACGGGGCCGTCTAGGGCCTTGGATCGTTCAGGATTGGGTCGGCCGTTGCCGGTAGGAGGCTGCCAGAGATATTGATCCAATATCGATGACTTGCCCGTCCTGATACCGCCCACAGTGCAGATGGCAAAAGCCAAACAGGCAGCGGTATCAATAAGCCTGAATGTGGGGAGGTGGACAAAGGAAAAGTGGTTGAGGAGTGTATGGAAAGTACGGCAAGCCATCATTGATAGAGTGCGTAGAGGTGGGAGGGCCCAGTGAAGGATTTGGTAGCACCCGTTAAACCAATCCGCTGGGATGTAAAATCGGCTGCCTTTGTCGATTTCTTCCCCAACGAGAGTTGCGATTTCGGCGTGATGGACACGAAGCAGAGGTCGTTCGGGGTTGGGGTTGGCAGCTGTCTGAGGGACTTCATACATAGCGAGCTGTTCGAGGATATGGAGCACGTTTGGGGAGTCTTGCCGGTTGTTGTCATTGCTGGAGGTGGAACCATTGGCGAAGTCGCTTGAGATTCCATAAGCGGAGGGAGACAATAAAGAAGAAATAGAAAAAGGGGTATTTTGGGGTGATCGCAAAAGAGACTTTTAAACAATTGTCAGTATACCGCACGTCATATTACCGATTAAATCGAACTTACCCAGTTAGAATTATCAGGCGTGTTGCCCGTCTTGTTGAACACTCCCTGATTGTCCATTCCCGACAACCAGCTCATCGTGTTGAGAAAACCCTCAGGAGTAGCAGAAGTGGAAGCCAAAGCAGCGTCACTCTGGAGTTGGGGGTCAATCTCTTGTTGCCCTGAAGACACAACTTCGGGGGCGGAGGAGACAGGTGCTGAAACCTCCGTTTGCTCAGGGACAGAGGTAGCAGAAGCGTCAACAGATGCGCCGTCGGCCTGAAGTTGGACACCAATGGGCGATGGGTTCGAACTAGTACCGTTGCCGTCGGAAATGGGCTTGTCGGCATCTTCGCGTTCGCGGTTGGCAACAGCGGTCTCCATGATCAAGTTGATCGTGGGATTGCTAGCCCATTCCGGCAAATCTCTTTGTTCTTGTGACTGTCTACCATTCCCTGGGACCCCACTGGGATAAGCCATGCTCAAGAGGACAGACGCATCTTCGAGGTGGTTGGGATCGTTCAAGCTGTGATACGACTGGTCTTGGTTGAACATGGGCATAAGATGAGAGGAGTAATTGGGATGGTCGTCATTGGCTGAGGCATTGTAGTACTGGCCATACGTGCCGTTATTGTCATAACCGCTGTCTCGATATCTTTCTCCGCTCGATTCGTCATAATCGTCCCTTAGGGCGGGATCGATTCGAGCACGAGATTGATCGtgctcttcatcaacatcacTCTGCCTGGGGTGCTTACGGGATCGGTGATGTGATGGTGATGCCTGGCGTGCATCTGTGCGGGATGATGAGACGGGCATACCATTGTAAATACGGTTTAATGCAGGTGGGGAAGTGGAATGGTCCACAGGAGGAGGGGTAGGGTGGCATCGGCGTCGGTGTCGAAGGAGGACATCACTGAGGTGAGTCAGCAAATGCCTTTAGGCTAAGAAAAAATGGTCATGAAATCTATGAGATTTGAAGCTCAGATAGGGGGTAGCAACCAATTCAAAGCTCAACAATTAGGGCCGGAAAGTGAAAAACGGTTAAAAACACCTGTTTGGTCTGTCATTTCCAGCCTAAAAACCCGCTCGACTGACAGATGgcaaaaggaagagaagtCATGTTTAACAACATCGGAGTTTTCCGACACTATTTCCCTCGTACTTAGCGCATAATGATCTTATAGATGCGTACGTAACCGACAGACAGTCACATCAAATGGCACTCAAACGAGCATAGGTCTCACATCGTAACCAAAACGACGAGACTTACCTTCGAGCGAAGGCTTTGGAGCAATCTTTGCATTGGAAAGGTCTTTCGTCTTGATCTATGATAATATGTCAGCTCAAGCAGTCAATAATCAACGTGCCAACGCCCTCGAAGACCGCAAGACGAACGTTTTCTCTGATGCCTTTTCAAGTATTCCATACGGCTATAAGTCTTTTTTCTGTCAATACCTGCCTTTACAACAATCAGAAAAGGCCTTTCCGACATACCTGGCCACAACCCGGAAAGGTGCAGGCAAAcgtctctttctctttcccatcctTGCCCCTTCCTCGgccgcctcctcctccagttGTGGGCGCTAAAGTCGTCGGTCCACTGATTGTCGACGGTGTCGATTTCGCCACTAGGGGATTCTCGCCCGTCGCAGGTGTGGATGCTGCCATGACGGAAGGGCGTTAGTGCTCGCCGTTGTCAGTAGATGTGTATACGAGGGCCAGCAGCGTACGGGGGTCTGTGGTGGAGGTAGAAAGAGacaaggagaggaaggagaagagtggaggcaaggaggtggaggaggggtGGAGGGGTAGAAAACCCACATCGCCCCCACCGCCGCTCCCCACTCCAGAGTCGGATTTTACTTAACTCCGGGCGTGTGGCACTTCCCATCTTCTCTGACTTTTGCGACTTACAGCCTGCAGAAACCACATTGAACATATACTCAGACGCCAAAAACCACACCATAATGCTCGCCATTCTTCGCCGTATCCCACAGCTTGCAAGAGCGGGTCCTTCCAGCCCTACACAACGATTTTGCTCCACCTGCTCTCCCCGACCCCTGGCCTCCAGCCTCCGACCATCGTTGCCTTCATTATCCACCCCTCTCGCCTCTCGACCTATTCTTGGGTCGCAAGCAACAAATGTCGGCAGGGGAATTTCTCAGGTCAGGGGTATGAAAGTAAGGAGTAGTGTGAAGAAGTTTTGTGATGGCTGTTTAGTCGTCcgaagaaaagggagaatATATGTCATCTGTTCAAAAAATCCCAAGCACAAGCAGGTTTGTCTGATTTCCTCTTTATTGGTGCGTTGGGATTGAACTAACTCTGATATAGCgacaaggatgaaggatTTATGAATTTTGAAATTTTGTATGGTTATGCACACCTCAACGCATTCAAGCGTAGTTGCAAATGAGGCTATGAGTTTCCGCGTTTCACCGCCGTCTTCTTTCCTTAGGTCAACATTCGATACTTCTATCAGTACTTAAACCGGAAAGGACAAGGCGAAGATGAATATCAAATGATGATTCACTAGCTCTTCTAGCACTGGTCATCAGTCAAGGTGCACCGGATATCCAACTTGTCGATCCTTGAAGCCACCGGCATGGCCTCACattttcccattcttcaacCTTCCTTAATGTCGAGTTACCTCCAAGATCCACCAATCTCTCTGGGCACATACACGCTATGTGCATAATCACGCGAAACTTCGTAGACAATGGCGATTATTCTCAAAGTATAAAGATGAGGATTTTGAGGTATGCCGAACGACGTAGAGGCTACCAATGAAAATCGGAGACCTGACAAAGTGCCAACATCCTCACTTTCGGGAAAGCAATTTGCATAAGCAGTATTGAATTATGTTCACAAACCAAGCACATGGGAAGCTTTTCACTTTCCGTAACAAACGAGATAACATTACAGTCGTTAAGATGAGCATGCCTTTCTTCTATGCCGATCAACAGCCATAACCTCCAACTCTAACACCGTGTACACGATCCTGCAAGGAGCCAAACCAACTCGTCCATCTACTTCCATATACaatctttctctctttcctcgtCTATTCAGCATCACCATCCCCCCCAAACATCCCAGACAACCCCTGCCCGTCATCCTTGCCGGTCTCAAACACCTCAAACGTGGTCTTTTCACCCTTCTTGAGCTGCTCTGCTCGACCATGGGCACCAGCTTTGCCCAATCCGGCGGACCAACCTTTTTGACGTGCGAATGCTGCAGCAGATCGGTCGAGGAGTATTTCGAGGTCAGCATCACTGGTTTGTCATGAAAATAACCGTTATTAGCTTCCATTTCGGCTGGGTAACACGATTATTGCGGATAATGAAGAGGGACATACCTGATAATTTGATCGTCCTTACTCGCGACATTAATCTCTTCGCCTTCTAAATCTAATAACGCCTTGGCCATTTCTGTAACGCTCTCTTTCGCCTCAGCCTTCTTGGTACTTTTTCTACCTAACAGCACCTTTCCGTTCTCATCTACCACTCGACCAAATTTCCCTTGAGAAATAACGAGCGCCTCGAGCTTTCGCTTATTGCCAGCCTTGGCCAGGATTTTGCTTTCGATAGTATGGGCAGAAACAAGTCGGAAGACGAGAACAGGTTTAGTTTGACCAATACGGTGAGCACGATCTTGGGCTTGCAAGTCCATTTGAGGGTCTGCAAAAATCATAACATCAGCCTATGCGGCCTGTGAATGCTTTGAGTAAGATAAGTACTCACTCCAGTCTTGATCAAAAAAGATGACAGTGTCGGCGCTGACAAGGTTAATACCAAGACCACCAGCTCGTGTGCTTAGCAAGAAGAGCTTGCAGGCGTCTGGATCGTCTTTGCCGCCATTAAATTCATCCATCTGTTCTCGACGAGATTCTTGAGAGGTTGATCCATCAATTCGACAAACCTTCCAGCCCTTGTATACCGTAGCCCAGTCCTCCTGTGGTGACGTTCAGCTTCTGAAAGAACATTGTCAATCGTCAAGATACTTACGATAACATCCAACATGGTAGTAAATTGACTAAACAACAAGACGCGATGACCCTTCCGAAACAGTGCATCGAGCAACCTGTTCAACAGCAGCATTTTCCCACTCGCATTGACCAAGTTATCGTCTACAACTAGTTCGCCGGTGACAGGGTCGCTCGGCCAATCGAAGAGATAAGGATGTGAAGAGATCTTTCGGAGCTGCATAACAAGATTCTGCAGGCGCATGTTGTTGACGTGCTTGGCTGTTATTCTGATCAGAAATCTATCAAAATGGATGGCTCTAATGCAAACTCACTCGCTTGCTTCAACGCCCACTCCCTTCCTACCTCAGCCGCActcttttcttccaccCCAGCCGGGCCATCTTCGGGCCTTATCCTGCCCTCCTCCAAATCTCTCACATACTTATTGTCATTCTCTTCAATCTTATAGTTGACCTTTTTCTGCTTCCTCTGCCCTCGACCATCTGTCGCTTCAACTACAGCTTCAAGCTCGGGGGTTTCTTCCTTGGGGGTGTTTGCGCCTGATCCACCGGAGGAGACTTTGTCGATAAGGTATTCGCGAATCTGGCCAGAGACGATAGCCTGGTAAATGTCTTTTTGCGTCTGAGTAAGAGGAGCGTAAAGGAGATATTCCTTTTTGGGGGGAAGTTCTTTCTCGACGTCGACCTTGAGACGTCGAAGCAAGAATGGCTTCAGGATGGCGTGTAAAGATGCTACAACGTTAGATTTGTTGAGCAAACCTTCAGTCGTTTGCCCCTCATTCATCTCGTCAAAGTTGAACCATTGCTGGAACGAGTCCAGATCGTCAAAGATATCCGGAAGGATGAAATTGAGGAGAGACCAGAGCTCGGCGAGGTTGTTCTACATGCCTAAATCAGCATCTGGTATAGATAAGTCTCAAACTAAGACACAAACATGGAGAGGTGTGCCTGTAAGGATCATTCGATTGGCACTCGTATATGATTTAAGCTCACGAATAAGCCTTAACCCCGAGTCAGCACCTCCGCCATGATATACCACATACCACGTACTTGCAATCCAGGTTCTTCAATCTGTGACCTTCGTCGACAACGATGAACTTCCACCTGATACCGCTCAAAAACTGCTTATCCTTCATACAAATCTCATAGGTCGTGATAACGATAGGGAACGTTGAAGTGTCGTTACCGGTTACCTTGCCATCGGATTTACGCCGCTTAGTCTTGGCTGAGCCAGCATCAGACGCGCTAGGAGTTTGTAGACGAGTTGCCCGAAGCTCAGCGCGATGATCAGGATTGCCATGGTACATGAGGACCTAGCCCCAAGTCAGCACTGGTGATGGTAGAGGACATATGTAACATACAGGGACACTAGGAGTGAATTTTTCGAATTCCATTATCCAGTTGTTCAAGACGGAAAGAGGGCAGACAATCAAGAAGGGGCCCCAAGTGCCTTTACTCCGCAaatgggaaaggaaagaaattGTTTGCAAAGTCTGTCGAAGTTGTAAGCACAGTGAGCGACAGATTGAACCTTTATGCTCACCTTTCCAAGACCCATTTCATCAGCAAGAATACCATTGAGGCCATTCTCGTACAGACTGATCATCCATTGGACGCCTGCAAGCTGGTAGTCTCTGAGTTTAGCACCAGTAACGAGCTCGGGCTGCTTGAAGGAATATTGAACGTCTCCgtcgtcttcctcttccctgtCTTGTTCATCCTGGACATCTTGAATTTGTTCCGAGACCTGCGCAGGTGGTCGCTCGTCAACATCGATCTGAAAGGCTAAGTCAGCCTACATTTACAACGATCTGATCAAGATATTTACTTCATCCATGTCGACTTtagccttcttctcatctcgGCCACCAATGTtctgcctctttctcttgcCTCGACCTTCGGCCTTGTTTTCAACATCCATCCCCTTAGGTTTTCTTTTATCTCTcattccttctctcttgaTCTCCTTTGCTTCTgcctccttcttctccttgttggCCTTCCTCACTTCTGCTCGAGCTTCGGCTTTTCGCTTCTCGATTTGCTGGCGGGCCATACGATCGCCAATGATCTTTGCGTAGATGGTAGACTTGTCAAGTAAGAAACTCAGACGAGCAGCTCGAGCTGCAGCCTGATGAATAGAGTCAATACCATCATGAACGATTGGTGTGCAGAGCATTATGATGCGAAGTGGTTGGAGAGATTGACAATAGAATTTAACAAAGACagtggaagaggttgcAATATAAGAGCGTAGAGAGAAACAAAGGAATGTTTAACGTTAGTTCTCAAACAATAACCTCATGAACCAAATAAACACGCCACACAAATGCATTGCTTTGTGTCTCGTTGACGTGCACTCACCTCAGGATCATGTtgtcctttttctttcaaTTCTTCGACTGCCTTCTTAGGGTCTGCTGCCCCTTCGTGACCGTCGACGTCTGCACCATTGGCAGCGGCATTGCGATCGCCGCAAGAGACAATTTTGGTTTCCGCCTTTGAGGGTGACGCGCTTCGTGTCGCCGGAGATTGGGGcattggagaagaagcggCAGTCGAATTGGCGAGTGATGGTGTCACAGTAGACATGAGCAAGATGTTCACCTGTACAGCTATCCAAAGGTCGGATTTAGAGAGCGGAAGGTTTCTTGACTTTACTAGATGGAGATGACAATGCTTGTCGCCGACGCGATTCACATCATCCTCGATCGATCTTTATTTTTTACGCGTCGCGATAGAAATGAGATAAATTGGTACAGTGCGGAGCGGCCCAATCCCGCCCTAAAAGAGAACAAGTTCCGTCTCAAAAGTGCCTCCAAAGGGGCGCAAACCTCTTTTTTGAGCTTTTCTCTTCAAATTATAGCCGAATTTTCAGAATGGTGCTCAGGGTTTTTTTGGGGTTCGGATTGGGCGAAGTTCAGTAGCCGTGCCTATTTCCAAACAAGGCGGCATCAAAATTTGTTCCCGCCCCTGACGAGTTGAATCCCCAAAGCGCCACTTTCGCTTTGGATTTCGCTGCCTGGTCAAACTCCGTGAAACTCCGGTGTCCGTAAGTGTCTGGTTAAGCAAAAGCAACGAAAACCTTGAAAgtctttctccttcaaccCTCAAAACCTCCCAAACATCAAAAATGTCCATCAAGTGTGAGTAACAAATCCAGCAGGCAACACGACTATACGGCGATGGGCAGTCTTAGCAACAATGCTCGACATTCCGCACTTTTAACGAAGGAGTAGATGAAGGGGGAAGGGTGTTGTGGAGGATTCGAGTAATCGGCGTAGGGTGCAAGAAGATGGCATTCATTCGTTGGGAACCAGGAGTAGGATGAGGGATGGTTGGAGGCCACGACTATCAATCGCGGCTATCGTCTGTTCGACTCGACTCTTGATGTGTCTTATTATCGACACCAGACTGCCCATCGCCTGTCGTTGCGCATCCTTCTCCAATGGTCAAAACTGACTCATCTTTATAGCCGCTGCCGCCGGTACCAAGTTCCGCATGTCCCTCGGTCTTCCCGTCGGTGCCGTCATGAACTGTGCTGACAACTCTGGTGCCAAGAGTAAGTTTCCTGAAACCCGGTTAAGGAGTAGAGGCTGATTGATGGTTGCAGACCTCTACGTTATCTCCGTTATTGGTTTCGGTGCCCGACTTAACCGACTTCCTGCTGCCGCCGCCGGTGACATGGTCATGGCTTCCGTCAAGAAGGGTAAGCCTGAGCTTCGTAAGAAGGGTATGTATATCTTTGTTTTCTCATAGTCAATGTGGTCTGATGATCTATCTAGTCATGCCTGCTATTATCTGCCGACAGAGGAAGCcctggaggagaagggacGGTATCTTCCTTTACTTTGAGGACAATGCCGGTGTCATTGTCAACGCTAAGGGTGAGATGAAGGGTTCTGCCATCAACGGACCGTAAGTCAAAGGCCATGTCGTTACTGACGTTGGTTGTGTGCTAATTATCATTACAGTGTCGCTAAGGAATGCGCCGACCTCTGGCCCCGTATCGCCTCCAACGCCGGTACCGTCGTCTAAGTATATTTTAGATTGGGCTAGCAGGGAGTGTTTGTACGATGGCAACGAGCATGGATCAGGGCATGCACTTGGATCTCTCTCACCAATGAGTCGGCGGATGATAATTGTTTTATGGGCTCTATAATGGATACTGACGCTTTCAGTCGAAGAAGGGCCTATGGACTAGCTGATTATATGGAATAGAGGACGTTGGACCGCTCCTCCGTGATGGTTGGCTCAAACGAACACGGCAACATTTATCATTTTTTGGGCGACTTCGAAGATATATGCGTAATTCCCGGGGCATTGTTGCGGAAGGATTGCTACACATTGTGTGGAAACAATTGGCTAGAAGACAATTAGGTCATTCACGGATGACTTGGAGTGAACAAATCCAGAATTCTAGAATCCATTGCCGACTCAACAGCCTCGATATCTGCAGGATCCATTGAATTTCAGACAGATAGGATGTGAGAAGGCATTGCCTGGTTTTGAGGGACAGTAGTATGATCAAGAGACATGAGTACGTCATGTTTGGTACGACTGAGAACTGCCCATCGCCGCTGTTTTTCGTTAGGATACCTGTAGGCTTAGATAGGCTTAGAAACCCGAGCA
Proteins encoded in this window:
- a CDS encoding 60S ribosomal protein L23, coding for MSLGLPVGAVMNCADNSGAKNLYVISVIGFGARLNRLPAAAAGDMVMASVKKGKPELRKKVMPAIICRQRKPWRRRDGIFLYFEDNAGVIVNAKGEMKGSAINGPVAKECADLWPRIASNAGTVV
- a CDS encoding 50S ribosomal protein L36, whose product is MLAILRRIPQLARAGPSSPTQRFCSTCSPRPLASSLRPSLPSLSTPLASRPILGSQATNVGRGISQVRGMKVRSSVKKFCDGCLVVRRKGRIYVICSKNPKHKQRQG